From Proteiniborus sp. MB09-C3, the proteins below share one genomic window:
- a CDS encoding FliA/WhiG family RNA polymerase sigma factor has translation MAIDELWKLYKDTKDIEYKQTLIERYVQLVKIVAGRMYNYYGGNVEYEDLIGFGIFGLIDAIDKFDINRDLKFETYAQIRIRGSIIDSLRKIDWVPRGLRKKAKEIEKAVSIIENKLGRSATIKEIADELNINEIEVESILSEISTINVLSLEETLVSKGDIYLNLSDLESPEKKFEIKELKSILKEAIEDLNEKEKIVVSLYYFEELTYKEIANILEVSESRISQLHSKAILSLRNVLTSKGIGKY, from the coding sequence ATGGCAATTGACGAGTTATGGAAACTCTATAAAGATACTAAAGATATTGAGTATAAACAAACCTTAATTGAACGATATGTCCAACTAGTCAAGATTGTTGCTGGTAGAATGTATAATTATTATGGTGGAAATGTTGAGTATGAAGACTTAATAGGGTTTGGAATATTTGGGCTTATTGATGCAATAGATAAATTTGATATTAACAGAGATTTAAAATTCGAGACCTATGCTCAGATCAGAATAAGAGGCTCCATCATAGATAGTTTAAGAAAAATCGATTGGGTACCTAGGGGATTGAGAAAAAAGGCAAAAGAGATAGAAAAAGCAGTGAGCATCATAGAAAACAAACTTGGAAGAAGTGCTACAATCAAAGAAATTGCTGACGAACTAAATATTAATGAAATAGAAGTGGAAAGTATACTTTCAGAGATTTCAACTATAAATGTACTATCTTTAGAGGAAACACTAGTCAGCAAAGGGGATATATATTTAAATTTGAGTGATTTGGAAAGTCCAGAGAAAAAGTTCGAAATTAAAGAACTAAAGTCTATTCTAAAGGAAGCTATAGAGGATCTTAATGAGAAGGAAAAAATAGTAGTTTCTTTATATTATTTTGAAGAGTTAACATATAAAGAAATAGCAAATATTTTAGAGGTTTCCGAATCGAGAATATCTCAGCTACATAGTAAAGCTATTCTATCACTTAGAAACGTATTAACATCAAAAGGAATTGGGAAATATTAA
- a CDS encoding chemotaxis protein CheA — MNMNQYLDMFIEESKEHLQFMNEHLLNLEKNPDDKDLINEIFRIAHTLKGMSGTMGFSKIANLTHEMENLLDAVRSNKMEVCSEIVDLLFSCFDVLDEYIGNITSTGKEGEQDSTELIQQLNDRLNGRKNTSYSSQPVKNNKSKKTDLDEYVINAIRKAKSKRLNVYSLVVRLSESCLLKSARAFIVFNTLESYSDIIHSLPSTEDIEDEKFNFEFSLTLVTEKAKEEIKNDILMISEIDKVEIDEVSIEGMNIEEENQIDAKSNEAIEIDKEGNTEVNSSNETVVHEKKKVASIIGKTVRVDIDRLDNLMNLVSELIIIKTRLEDSGNTERSNMNEAIEYLERITTNLHDAVMKVRMVPIERVFNRFPRMVRDLAKELGKEIELEMTGEETEVDRTIIDEIGDPLIHLIRNSLDHGIESPETRKERGKPAIGKIKLRAYPDGNNVVIELEDDGAGIDVEKVKRKSVDKGLLTQAEAKELADNEIIELLFKPGFSTADSVSDVSGRGVGLDVVKNKIESINGIVEVETSHHKGSKFSIRLPLTLAIIQALLINIKEEIYAIPLSSIREITPVQSNEIRKIQNQEVVLFRNNTLPIIRLNRVLGKYDTEDDEEAIMVVVKKGEKEAGLIVDKLIGQQEIVIKSLGKYLSGIPYLAGATILGNGQISLILDVNSLF, encoded by the coding sequence ATAAATATGAATCAATATCTTGATATGTTTATCGAAGAATCTAAAGAGCATTTGCAGTTTATGAATGAGCATCTATTAAATCTGGAAAAGAATCCTGATGACAAAGACCTTATTAATGAGATTTTTAGGATAGCACATACTTTAAAGGGAATGTCAGGAACTATGGGTTTTAGTAAGATAGCAAATCTTACTCATGAAATGGAGAATTTACTTGATGCAGTAAGAAGTAATAAAATGGAGGTTTGTTCAGAGATTGTAGATTTACTATTCTCTTGTTTTGATGTACTTGATGAGTACATAGGCAATATTACAAGCACTGGGAAAGAGGGAGAGCAGGATAGCACTGAGTTAATTCAGCAGCTTAATGACAGGTTAAATGGCAGAAAGAATACATCATATAGTAGTCAACCTGTTAAAAACAATAAATCTAAGAAAACTGACTTAGATGAATATGTTATCAATGCAATTAGAAAGGCAAAAAGTAAAAGATTAAATGTCTATAGTTTAGTAGTCAGGTTAAGTGAAAGCTGCTTACTGAAATCTGCTAGAGCGTTTATCGTTTTCAATACCTTAGAATCCTATTCAGATATAATTCACTCTTTACCATCAACTGAAGACATAGAAGACGAAAAATTTAATTTTGAATTTTCACTAACACTGGTTACAGAGAAGGCAAAGGAAGAAATAAAAAATGATATTTTAATGATTTCTGAAATTGATAAAGTTGAAATAGATGAAGTATCAATTGAGGGTATGAATATCGAAGAGGAAAATCAAATTGATGCTAAGAGCAATGAGGCCATTGAAATCGACAAAGAAGGCAATACAGAAGTCAATTCAAGCAATGAAACAGTTGTACATGAAAAGAAAAAGGTAGCCAGTATTATTGGTAAAACTGTTAGAGTAGATATAGATAGATTAGATAATTTGATGAACTTAGTAAGCGAACTAATAATAATCAAGACTAGACTTGAAGATAGTGGCAATACTGAAAGAAGCAACATGAATGAGGCAATTGAATATCTAGAGAGAATCACTACAAACCTTCATGATGCAGTAATGAAAGTAAGGATGGTCCCTATAGAAAGAGTATTCAATAGGTTCCCAAGAATGGTAAGAGACCTTGCTAAAGAGCTTGGCAAAGAAATTGAGTTAGAAATGACTGGTGAAGAAACAGAAGTTGATAGAACAATAATTGACGAAATAGGAGATCCGCTTATTCATCTTATTAGGAATTCTCTTGATCATGGAATAGAAAGCCCTGAAACTAGGAAGGAAAGAGGAAAGCCAGCCATAGGTAAGATAAAGCTTAGAGCATACCCTGATGGAAATAATGTAGTTATTGAGTTAGAAGACGACGGAGCAGGAATTGACGTTGAAAAAGTTAAAAGAAAATCAGTAGATAAAGGTCTATTGACTCAGGCAGAAGCTAAAGAATTAGCCGATAACGAGATTATTGAACTATTATTTAAGCCTGGCTTTAGTACGGCAGATTCAGTCTCAGATGTATCAGGTAGAGGTGTAGGTTTAGATGTGGTAAAAAATAAAATTGAATCTATAAATGGTATTGTAGAAGTTGAGACAAGCCATCACAAAGGCAGTAAGTTTAGCATAAGGTTACCTTTAACACTTGCTATTATTCAAGCACTTCTAATAAATATAAAAGAAGAAATATATGCGATACCATTAAGCTCTATAAGGGAAATAACTCCTGTTCAAAGTAATGAAATTAGGAAAATACAAAATCAAGAGGTTGTGCTATTTAGGAATAATACCCTTCCAATAATTAGACTTAATAGAGTATTAGGAAAATATGATACTGAAGATGATGAAGAAGCAATAATGGTTGTAGTAAAAAAAGGTGAAAAAGAAGCTGGATTAATAGTGGACAAGTTAATAGGGCAGCAAGAAATTGTAATTAAATCCCTGGGTAAATACCTATCAGGAATACCATATTTAGCTGGTGCGACTATTTTAGGTAATGGACAGATTTCTTTGATTTTAGATGTTAACTCTTTATTCTAG
- a CDS encoding chemotaxis protein CheD — translation MEIVKVGMADFKVIKSTGILTTLGLGSCVGIALYDRINKVAGLAHIMLPSSTEIKNNSNKAKFADTAIQELVKEMILLGANKKYITAKLAGGSQMFSFDSNTDILRIGERNTLASKKKLQELDVPIVAEDTGGNYGRTIELNSQDGNLLIKTIGHGVKNI, via the coding sequence ATGGAAATAGTTAAGGTAGGGATGGCAGATTTTAAAGTGATAAAATCCACAGGTATATTGACCACATTAGGTCTTGGTTCATGTGTAGGTATTGCTTTATATGATAGAATAAACAAGGTTGCAGGACTAGCGCATATCATGCTGCCGTCCAGTACGGAAATAAAAAACAATAGCAATAAAGCTAAGTTTGCTGATACTGCAATTCAAGAACTAGTAAAGGAAATGATTCTACTAGGAGCAAATAAAAAATATATAACTGCTAAACTTGCAGGTGGTTCTCAAATGTTTTCTTTTGATTCAAATACTGATATTTTGAGAATAGGAGAAAGAAACACATTGGCTTCAAAAAAGAAATTACAAGAATTAGATGTGCCTATAGTCGCTGAGGATACTGGGGGAAATTATGGTAGAACTATTGAGTTAAATAGCCAAGATGGCAATCTATTAATAAAAACAATAGGACATGGTGTAAAAAACATATAA
- a CDS encoding PilZ domain-containing protein: protein MSIGSFALKVGDKIEISKLEYPVNKYSSQILDILNDKEYIIGGPIRRSTIIHIRPNTIIEVSYYKEKIGKFIFKALVRDIWEKGIYKLRIERLNDIIKIQERNFFRLPISIKVQKKYEVKNEGEDKAIEEICRTGDISGGGLRLFSNFKHKKNDQLSLTLFIEDMEFNMQGEVVRVFESRSDDYKYEIGVKFKDIDSIQRDTIVKFIFEQQRELRKKGLI from the coding sequence GTGTCTATAGGTTCATTTGCACTAAAAGTAGGAGATAAAATTGAAATTTCAAAATTGGAGTATCCTGTAAACAAATATAGTAGTCAGATATTAGATATATTAAATGATAAAGAGTACATAATTGGTGGGCCAATACGAAGAAGCACTATTATACATATTAGACCAAATACTATTATAGAAGTTAGCTATTATAAAGAAAAAATAGGAAAGTTTATTTTTAAAGCATTAGTAAGAGATATATGGGAGAAAGGAATATATAAATTAAGGATAGAAAGACTCAATGATATTATCAAAATTCAGGAGCGTAACTTCTTCAGACTACCGATATCAATAAAAGTCCAAAAGAAATACGAAGTAAAAAACGAAGGTGAAGATAAAGCCATAGAAGAGATATGCAGAACTGGAGATATAAGTGGAGGAGGACTAAGACTCTTTTCAAATTTTAAGCATAAGAAAAACGATCAATTATCACTTACTCTATTTATAGAAGATATGGAGTTTAACATGCAAGGAGAAGTTGTGAGAGTCTTTGAATCTAGAAGCGATGATTACAAATATGAAATTGGGGTTAAGTTTAAAGATATTGATAGTATTCAAAGAGACACAATCGTTAAATTCATTTTTGAACAACAAAGAGAACTTAGGAAAAAAGGGTTGATTTAA
- the flhF gene encoding flagellar biosynthesis protein FlhF, with protein MKVKRFIGDSVQEVMGKVKKELGSDAIILHTRNIRQSGFLGLFKKNLVEVVAALEENKVEHRHSLNTSNGISNSGINNSLRYEGNSLKSKDHLEDEIRKIRTMMETMVNTLDFKKSELPKELSKYLDCLIANGVNDEVAFQILTRINQQINIANKDSTQVQEIVLYSIKDYLGESCPITYDGKQKVIFFVGPTGVGKTTTLAKIAANFSINNGYSVGMITADTYRIAAVEQIKVYSEIMNIPIKVVYEIKDIYKSLSNFRDMDIILVDTAGRNHKNGEQMNEIKELIESVNNKEIHLVINATTDFKTIKDVLDRYSFITDFKIIFSKVDEANNLGNILNTRFYFDNKISYLTTGQNVPDDIEAPNMENLSEKLIGE; from the coding sequence ATGAAGGTAAAAAGGTTTATAGGTGATTCAGTTCAGGAGGTAATGGGTAAAGTAAAAAAAGAGCTAGGCTCAGATGCTATAATATTGCATACTAGAAATATTAGACAATCTGGCTTTTTAGGCCTTTTTAAAAAAAACCTAGTAGAAGTCGTTGCAGCTCTTGAGGAAAACAAAGTAGAGCATAGACATAGCTTAAATACTTCAAATGGCATATCGAATAGTGGAATAAATAACAGCTTAAGATATGAAGGCAATTCTTTAAAGTCTAAGGATCATCTAGAAGACGAAATTAGAAAGATTAGAACAATGATGGAGACAATGGTTAATACATTAGATTTTAAAAAGTCTGAATTACCTAAAGAACTATCAAAATATTTAGATTGCCTTATTGCTAACGGAGTCAATGATGAAGTCGCATTTCAAATATTAACTAGGATAAATCAGCAAATTAATATTGCAAATAAAGATAGCACTCAGGTACAGGAAATAGTTTTATATAGTATTAAGGATTATTTGGGGGAATCATGTCCTATTACTTATGATGGGAAACAAAAAGTAATATTTTTCGTTGGCCCCACAGGAGTAGGAAAGACAACAACCTTGGCGAAAATAGCAGCAAATTTTTCTATAAACAATGGATATTCTGTTGGTATGATTACTGCTGATACTTATAGAATTGCAGCTGTTGAACAAATAAAAGTATATTCTGAAATTATGAATATTCCTATTAAAGTAGTATATGAAATAAAGGATATTTATAAATCTCTGTCGAATTTTAGAGATATGGATATTATTCTTGTAGATACTGCTGGAAGAAATCATAAAAATGGGGAACAAATGAATGAAATAAAAGAGCTAATTGAATCAGTAAACAATAAGGAGATACATCTTGTTATTAATGCCACTACAGATTTTAAAACTATTAAAGATGTATTAGATAGATATAGTTTTATTACCGACTTTAAAATAATATTCAGTAAAGTTGATGAGGCAAATAATCTAGGGAATATACTTAATACAAGGTTCTATTTTGATAATAAAATATCCTATTTAACAACTGGGCAAAATGTTCCTGATGATATAGAAGCACCTAATATGGAAAATTTAAGCGAGAAATTGATTGGGGAATGA
- a CDS encoding chemotaxis protein CheW, producing MSDTNINTKYVVFKIDNEYYGIDISNVKSIERVQYFTRVPNSPLYIKGVINLRGEVVPVIDLRLRFELTHKEIDSNSRIIIVFVNDIEIGLLVDSSSEVIEINSEDIDSPPMVKDNAAEVFIKGIGKQDGKLIILIDIEKVIGIKEIEQVG from the coding sequence ATGAGCGACACAAATATTAATACAAAGTACGTGGTATTTAAAATAGATAATGAGTATTATGGAATTGATATTAGTAATGTAAAGTCTATAGAAAGGGTACAGTATTTTACTAGAGTGCCCAATTCACCCTTGTATATAAAAGGTGTGATTAATCTTAGGGGCGAAGTAGTGCCTGTAATAGATCTAAGACTAAGGTTTGAGCTAACTCACAAGGAGATAGATTCTAATTCTAGGATAATAATTGTCTTTGTAAATGATATAGAGATCGGCCTATTAGTAGACTCGTCTTCGGAGGTAATTGAAATTAACTCTGAAGATATTGATAGCCCACCAATGGTAAAGGATAATGCGGCTGAAGTCTTTATTAAAGGAATTGGAAAGCAAGATGGAAAACTAATAATACTAATTGATATCGAGAAAGTTATAGGAATCAAGGAGATTGAACAAGTCGGTTAG
- a CDS encoding MinD/ParA family protein, with protein sequence MYDQAEKLRQLIKKTGNSHQESDIKKRTNDTRIIAVTSGKGGVGKTNFTINLAISLSNLGYSVIVMDADIGLANIDVLLGLLPKDTISSVLNKNKKITDVITDGPNGIKIIAGGSGLYDMFQLDQENIEHLKKQLMELENLFDFVLIDTGAGISEMVMSFVTAAHEVILITTPEPTSLTDVYALIKALRIKGCYNKLQLVVNRVESPNEAFSVFEKLSIASTKFLNTKIENLGYMQNSKQVLEAVKNQHPFVNLYPNSTVAKNVNSIAIKIIGTPIENENNNFLSFISKFKSFFRQ encoded by the coding sequence ATGTATGATCAAGCAGAAAAACTAAGACAATTAATAAAAAAAACAGGAAATTCTCATCAAGAAAGTGATATCAAAAAAAGGACTAATGATACAAGAATTATTGCTGTTACTAGTGGAAAAGGTGGCGTTGGAAAAACAAATTTTACTATTAATCTAGCCATTTCACTAAGCAATCTGGGATATAGTGTCATTGTAATGGATGCTGATATAGGTCTTGCAAATATTGATGTATTGTTAGGTTTGCTTCCCAAAGATACTATAAGCAGTGTATTAAACAAAAATAAAAAAATAACTGATGTTATTACTGATGGGCCAAATGGTATAAAAATAATTGCTGGTGGTTCTGGCCTATATGATATGTTTCAGTTAGATCAGGAAAATATAGAGCACTTAAAAAAGCAGTTGATGGAATTAGAGAACTTATTTGATTTTGTGCTAATAGATACTGGTGCAGGAATCTCAGAGATGGTTATGAGTTTTGTAACTGCTGCCCATGAAGTGATTTTAATAACAACACCAGAGCCAACTTCATTAACTGATGTATACGCACTTATTAAAGCATTGAGAATTAAAGGGTGCTATAATAAGCTTCAATTAGTAGTGAATAGGGTAGAAAGCCCGAATGAGGCATTTAGTGTATTTGAAAAATTAAGTATAGCATCAACTAAGTTTTTAAATACAAAGATAGAAAATCTAGGGTATATGCAAAATAGTAAACAGGTACTGGAGGCTGTAAAAAATCAGCATCCATTTGTAAATCTTTACCCTAACTCTACTGTAGCTAAAAATGTTAACAGTATCGCAATTAAGATTATAGGGACTCCTATAGAAAATGAAAATAACAATTTTTTGAGTTTTATTAGTAAATTTAAAAGCTTTTTTCGTCAATAA
- the flhA gene encoding flagellar biosynthesis protein FlhA, with protein MKKGDIFIAIAVIAIIMLIIIPVPMGALDVLLSLNISLALLILMISMYAKDALQFSIFPSLLLITTLFRLSLNISTTRYILSEGQAGDVIEAFGNFVIQGNVFVGLIIFLIIVIINFIVITKGAERVAEVAARFTLDAMPGKQMAIDADLNSGLITEQVAKTRRKEVQQQADFYGAMDGASKFVKGDAIAGIIITLVNITAGLVIGVVVKKLPIGEALVKYTLLTVGDGLVSQIPALLISTATGIVVTRAASESNLGQDILTQLFGNNPTLMYIVGGVLLFLGIATPLPSGPYLTLGAIFVFVAYTMNSNKRKNEHEEIEISQSAEIEEIRKPENVMTLLKVEDIELEFGYGIIPLADINQGGDLLDRVVMIRRQVALELGMVVPIVRIRDNIQLNPNEYVIKIKGVEIAKGEVLFDHFLAMDPGTSQGDIIGIDTIEPAFGLPAKWITEQEREKAEVLGYTVVDPPSIIATHLTEIIRRNASELLSRQDVKVLVDNVREEHPALIEELTPKLLSIGEIQKVLINLLKEQISIRDMVTILETLADYAAITRDTEMLTEYVRQKLSRYITKKYVEKNKIKVITLDSELEQLIMESINQTDTGSYLAIEPNKAQNILNKIIVNIEKMTSIGLQPIILTAPIVRIYLKRLTEQITKDLIVLSYNEIDSSVEVQSIGMVTI; from the coding sequence ATGAAAAAAGGGGATATTTTCATAGCAATTGCGGTAATTGCTATAATAATGCTTATAATAATTCCAGTTCCTATGGGAGCTTTAGATGTCTTGTTAAGTCTCAATATTTCTCTGGCATTGCTTATCCTTATGATTTCTATGTATGCAAAGGATGCGCTCCAATTTTCTATATTTCCTTCATTATTACTGATAACCACTTTATTCAGGTTATCTTTAAACATATCTACTACTAGGTACATTTTAAGCGAAGGCCAAGCAGGAGATGTTATCGAAGCATTTGGTAACTTTGTTATACAAGGAAATGTTTTTGTAGGTCTTATTATATTTCTTATTATTGTAATCATCAATTTTATAGTAATAACAAAAGGTGCAGAAAGAGTTGCAGAAGTAGCTGCTAGATTTACTTTGGATGCCATGCCAGGTAAGCAGATGGCCATAGATGCAGATTTAAACTCAGGATTAATTACCGAGCAGGTTGCTAAAACCAGAAGAAAAGAAGTACAGCAACAGGCAGATTTTTATGGAGCAATGGATGGTGCCAGTAAATTCGTTAAGGGAGATGCAATTGCAGGGATTATTATTACATTGGTCAATATTACTGCGGGTCTAGTTATTGGAGTTGTGGTAAAAAAGCTACCTATAGGGGAGGCTTTAGTTAAATATACTTTATTGACAGTAGGCGATGGTTTAGTAAGCCAGATTCCTGCACTTTTAATTTCTACTGCTACTGGTATTGTCGTAACAAGGGCAGCTTCCGAATCAAACCTTGGCCAAGATATTTTAACTCAACTTTTTGGAAACAATCCAACACTGATGTATATAGTTGGTGGGGTACTACTCTTTCTTGGAATAGCAACGCCTTTACCTAGTGGACCTTATTTAACTTTAGGAGCCATATTTGTATTTGTAGCCTATACTATGAACTCAAATAAGAGAAAAAATGAACATGAAGAAATAGAAATTTCTCAATCGGCTGAAATAGAAGAAATACGAAAACCAGAAAATGTTATGACCTTACTAAAGGTAGAAGATATTGAGCTTGAATTTGGTTATGGAATAATACCTTTGGCAGACATAAATCAAGGCGGGGATTTATTAGATAGAGTCGTAATGATAAGAAGGCAGGTTGCACTAGAGCTTGGAATGGTTGTACCTATTGTAAGGATACGCGACAATATTCAGCTCAATCCCAATGAATATGTAATCAAGATAAAAGGTGTTGAAATAGCAAAGGGAGAAGTCCTTTTTGATCATTTTCTTGCCATGGATCCAGGCACTTCTCAGGGAGATATAATTGGTATAGATACTATAGAGCCTGCTTTTGGTCTGCCTGCTAAGTGGATAACAGAGCAAGAAAGAGAAAAAGCTGAGGTCTTGGGCTATACTGTAGTAGACCCTCCATCAATAATTGCAACCCACTTGACGGAAATTATCAGAAGAAATGCCAGTGAGCTTCTAAGCAGGCAAGATGTCAAGGTGTTAGTAGACAATGTGAGAGAGGAGCATCCTGCTTTAATTGAAGAGCTTACTCCTAAGCTCTTATCAATCGGAGAGATACAAAAAGTTCTAATTAACTTATTAAAGGAACAAATTTCAATCAGAGACATGGTAACTATATTGGAAACCTTAGCTGATTATGCAGCTATCACTAGAGACACAGAAATGCTTACAGAATATGTAAGACAAAAGCTTTCTAGATATATTACAAAAAAATATGTAGAAAAAAACAAAATAAAAGTAATAACGCTAGATAGCGAATTAGAGCAGCTAATTATGGAATCAATTAACCAGACTGATACAGGATCGTATTTGGCTATTGAACCTAACAAAGCTCAGAATATATTAAATAAGATTATAGTGAATATTGAAAAGATGACTTCCATAGGATTACAACCTATTATTTTAACTGCACCTATTGTTAGAATATATTTAAAAAGATTGACTGAACAGATAACTAAGGATTTAATTGTTTTATCTTATAATGAAATAGACTCTTCTGTTGAAGTGCAATCAATTGGGATGGTGACTATATAA
- a CDS encoding chemotaxis response regulator protein-glutamate methylesterase, which translates to MTIKVMVVDDSAFMRKIISDILKDDRDIEVPWTARNGQDALEKLKYVNPDIITLDIEMPVMDGITTLREIVEKYSTPVVMLSSLTVDGAESTIKALEIGAIDFITKPTGIFDLNKKEERVKLIEKVKVASKINRNSKGYISSAKPKNIYKSFTLDKSKELEFVIAIGTSTGGPKALQSVIPQIPADINGSILVVQHMPEGFTKSLATRLDSMSNIRVKEAEDGEKLIRGYCYIAPGNHHLTVHEEKDGITLRLNQNPSVSGHRPSVDVMMDSVAAIKSLKKVAIIMTGMGSDGANGMKKISDTGGFTVAQDEDSSVVFGMPKAAINNGSVNKILPLNEISNEIMNILGV; encoded by the coding sequence ATGACAATTAAGGTAATGGTAGTAGATGATTCTGCATTTATGAGGAAAATAATATCTGACATATTAAAAGATGATAGAGACATTGAGGTACCATGGACAGCAAGAAATGGACAAGATGCATTAGAAAAATTAAAATATGTTAATCCAGACATAATTACACTGGATATTGAAATGCCAGTAATGGATGGAATCACTACTTTAAGGGAGATAGTAGAAAAATACAGCACTCCTGTAGTAATGTTAAGTAGTCTAACTGTAGATGGTGCAGAGTCAACTATAAAGGCCTTAGAAATTGGCGCGATAGATTTCATAACTAAACCGACTGGTATTTTTGATTTAAATAAAAAAGAAGAAAGAGTTAAGCTAATAGAAAAAGTCAAGGTAGCTTCCAAAATTAATAGAAATTCTAAAGGTTACATTTCTAGTGCAAAGCCTAAGAATATATACAAATCTTTTACTTTAGACAAAAGTAAAGAATTGGAATTTGTTATTGCTATTGGGACTTCAACGGGTGGACCTAAAGCTTTACAATCAGTGATTCCTCAAATTCCCGCGGATATTAATGGTAGTATTTTAGTTGTACAGCATATGCCAGAAGGATTTACTAAGTCTTTAGCTACAAGGCTAGACTCTATGTCTAATATTAGGGTAAAAGAAGCAGAGGATGGAGAAAAGCTGATAAGAGGATATTGTTACATTGCTCCAGGTAACCATCACCTAACAGTTCACGAAGAGAAAGATGGAATTACCTTGAGACTTAATCAAAATCCTTCCGTATCTGGACATAGACCATCTGTTGATGTGATGATGGACTCTGTTGCAGCAATAAAATCCTTGAAAAAAGTAGCTATTATCATGACTGGTATGGGTTCTGACGGCGCCAATGGAATGAAAAAAATATCTGACACTGGTGGTTTTACTGTAGCACAGGATGAAGATAGCAGTGTGGTATTTGGAATGCCAAAGGCGGCTATAAATAACGGTTCTGTTAATAAAATATTGCCATTAAATGAAATAAGTAATGAGATAATGAATATATTGGGGGTGTAA
- a CDS encoding chemotaxis protein CheC — protein sequence MVDMNNLNSILLDVLKELGNIGSGNAATALATMIDKKVDMRVPQVKILEFKDVGEILGDSETPVVGIYFKMSDEIEGNIMFVLDIDSALNLTNMLFGRSNSKNELDEMDMSALSEVGNILSASYINSLSALTGLKLKLSVPSICVDMAAAILSVPAVQFGHIGEHVIFIETQFEEDDRLITGDLFLIPEVDSFEKILSSLGVVG from the coding sequence ATGGTGGATATGAACAACTTAAATTCTATCTTGTTAGATGTTTTAAAAGAGCTAGGAAACATAGGATCTGGAAATGCAGCAACTGCACTTGCGACTATGATTGATAAAAAAGTTGATATGAGGGTGCCTCAGGTAAAAATTCTGGAATTTAAAGATGTAGGTGAAATCTTAGGAGACAGTGAAACACCAGTAGTAGGCATTTACTTCAAAATGTCTGATGAAATAGAAGGAAATATTATGTTTGTATTAGATATTGATTCAGCATTAAATTTAACTAATATGCTTTTTGGCCGCAGTAATTCAAAAAACGAACTAGACGAAATGGATATGTCTGCTTTGTCTGAAGTTGGGAACATTTTGTCAGCATCGTATATTAATTCCTTAAGTGCTCTTACTGGATTAAAGTTAAAGCTTTCTGTTCCATCTATTTGTGTAGACATGGCTGCTGCAATTCTTAGTGTACCTGCAGTTCAATTTGGTCATATTGGAGAACATGTTATTTTTATAGAAACCCAGTTTGAAGAGGATGATAGATTAATTACAGGAGATTTATTTCTGATACCAGAGGTTGATTCTTTTGAAAAAATATTAAGTAGTTTAGGGGTAGTTGGATAA